One window from the genome of Mobula birostris isolate sMobBir1 unplaced genomic scaffold, sMobBir1.hap1 scaffold_619, whole genome shotgun sequence encodes:
- the LOC140193618 gene encoding apoptotic chromatin condensation inducer in the nucleus-like isoform X2, translating into MENEPGAECDPSALPPQQLSEEGLPEGDKRESTVPKAFKRKISVVSASKVGPVSSGDSDSSQPARKRRWGSSTVATQKKPSISITTESLKNLMPEMKPALGAVPSPGQEVVVELHPDDARISEEEGERAEEKGSQDRGLKIRRTVTQVVTAEGPENGKDDDRDEEEEEEEEEEETQAKEPEVLPPVEPEVPPAVEVELKKVTPSETVVRRSISQQKTGMSVTIDDPVRPAQNPSPPRGKTSLIVHICNLVRPFTLGQLKELLNRTGTLVEEGFWIDKIKSHCYATYSCIEEAIATRNSLHGVKWPASNPKFLAVDYAEQDELDFHKGLKVERPLEPKAEEARGELRDHERAARELWAEREREMERRERTRSEREWDRDKVREYEAKEGGRARSRSRSRERRRKDRPKSKEKRSERKEKVPEEPPAKLLDDLFRKTKAAPCIYWLPLTVEQIVRKEMERADRAREREKRRKEQEEEERKREEERKERAKERAKEREKEAERGRESERKREHSRGRERRETKRHSRSRSTSRRDHSRR; encoded by the exons AGCACAGTGCCAAAGGCCTTCAAGAGGAAGATCTCGGTGGTTT CCGCCAGTAAGGTTGGGCCAGTGAGCAGTGGGGACTCGGATAGCAGCCAGCCCGCCCGCAAACGGCGGTGGGGATCCAGTACCGTGGCCACACAGAAGAAACCCTCCATCAGCATCACCACAGAGTCCCTGAAG AACCTGATGCCGGAGATGAAACCGGCGCTGGGGGCCGTGCCCAGCCCGGGCCAGGAAGTGGTGGTGGAGCTGCACCCAGACGATGCCCGCATCTCCGAGGAAGAGGGCGAGAGGGCCGAGGAAAAGGGCAGCCAGGACCGGGGACTGAAGATACGGCGCACTGTTACGCAG GTGGTGACCGCGGAGGGTCCAGAGAACGGAAAGGATGATGATCGggatgaggaggaggaagaggaagaggaggaggaggagacacAGGCGAAGGAGCCTGAGGTGCTTCCCCCGGTGGAACCCGAGGTTCCTCCTGCCGTGGAGGTTGAGCTCAAGAAGG TAACTCCGAGTGAAACAGTCGTGCGGCGTTCGATAAGCCAACAGAAGACGGGGATGTCGGTGACAATCGATGATCCAGTGCGGCCGGCGCAgaacccctccccaccccgaGGGAAGACCAGTCTCATCGTACACATCTGTAACCTG GTGCGGCCGTTCACCCTGGGGCAGCTCAAGGAGCTGCTGAACCGGACTGGGACCCTGGTGGAAGAAGGATTCTGGATTGACAAGATCAAGTCACACTGCTATGCAACG TACTCCTGCATCGAAGAGGCAATTGCCACTAGGAATTCTCTGCACGGAGTGAAGTGGCCAGCGTCAAATCCCAAATTCCTGGCGGTGGATTATGCAGAGCAGGATGAG CTGGATTTCCACAAGGGCCTGAAGGTGGAGAGGCCATTGGAGCCGAAGGCGGAGGAGGCACGCGGCGAACTGCGGGACCATGAGCGGGCAGCCCGCGAGCTGTGGGCCGAGAGGGAGCGGGAGATGGAGCGGCGGGAGAGGACGCGCTCCGAACGGGAGTGGGACCGCGACAAGGTGCGGGAGTACGAGGCCAAGGAGGGAGGCAGGGCACGTTCCCGCTCCCGATCCCGGGAACGCCGGCGCAAGGACAGACCGAAGTCCAAGGAGAAGAGGAGCGAGAGGAAAG AGAAAGTTCCGGAGGAGCCCCCAGCCAAACTGCTGGACGACCTGTTCCGTAAAACAAAAGCAGCCCCCTGCATTTACTGGCTCCCGCTGACCGTCGAGCAG ATCGTGCGTAAGGAGATGGAGCGGGCGGACCGCGCCCGAGAGCGGGAGAAGCGGCGGaaggagcaggaggaggaggagaggaagcgGGAGGAGGAGCGGAAGGAACGAGCCAAGGAGCGGGCCAAGGAACGGGAGAAGGAGGCGGAGCGGGGCCGCGAGTCCGAGAGGAAGCGGGAGCACAGCCGGGGTCGGGAACGCcgggagaccaagagacacagcCGGAGCCGCAGCACGTCCAGGCGAGACCACAGCCGGCGCTGA
- the LOC140193618 gene encoding apoptotic chromatin condensation inducer in the nucleus-like isoform X1 yields MDSILAVSAFSAEYKIVGLFSKRSEAFGCSTLPSPHTAPSHPPPPPPAGDWTGHRDSRSPELTLFLENACVTLPHGALKLTSHCTTYQWGPHSVWTVAYTQYTGVRLSASSRHCTEDQSTVPKAFKRKISVVSASKVGPVSSGDSDSSQPARKRRWGSSTVATQKKPSISITTESLKNLMPEMKPALGAVPSPGQEVVVELHPDDARISEEEGERAEEKGSQDRGLKIRRTVTQVVTAEGPENGKDDDRDEEEEEEEEEEETQAKEPEVLPPVEPEVPPAVEVELKKVTPSETVVRRSISQQKTGMSVTIDDPVRPAQNPSPPRGKTSLIVHICNLVRPFTLGQLKELLNRTGTLVEEGFWIDKIKSHCYATYSCIEEAIATRNSLHGVKWPASNPKFLAVDYAEQDELDFHKGLKVERPLEPKAEEARGELRDHERAARELWAEREREMERRERTRSEREWDRDKVREYEAKEGGRARSRSRSRERRRKDRPKSKEKRSERKEKVPEEPPAKLLDDLFRKTKAAPCIYWLPLTVEQIVRKEMERADRAREREKRRKEQEEEERKREEERKERAKERAKEREKEAERGRESERKREHSRGRERRETKRHSRSRSTSRRDHSRR; encoded by the exons ATGGACTCCATCCTGGCCGTTTCAGCCTTCTCAGCCGAATACAAAATTGTGGGACTTTTCAGCAAAAGAAGCGAAGCATTTGGCTGCTCcaccctcccttctccccacacAGCCCCGTCTcacccacctcctcctcctccggccGGAGACTGGACTGGGCACCGAGACTCTCGCTCACCGGAACTGACTCTTTTTCTCGAGAATGCGTGTGTCACCCTCCCTCACGGAGCGTTAAAACTCACATCTCACTGCACCACTTATCAGTGGGGGCCCCACTCTGTTTGGACTGTTGCCTATACACAGTACACAGGAGTGCGACTGAGTGCCAGCTCAAGGCATTGCACTGAAGACCAG AGCACAGTGCCAAAGGCCTTCAAGAGGAAGATCTCGGTGGTTT CCGCCAGTAAGGTTGGGCCAGTGAGCAGTGGGGACTCGGATAGCAGCCAGCCCGCCCGCAAACGGCGGTGGGGATCCAGTACCGTGGCCACACAGAAGAAACCCTCCATCAGCATCACCACAGAGTCCCTGAAG AACCTGATGCCGGAGATGAAACCGGCGCTGGGGGCCGTGCCCAGCCCGGGCCAGGAAGTGGTGGTGGAGCTGCACCCAGACGATGCCCGCATCTCCGAGGAAGAGGGCGAGAGGGCCGAGGAAAAGGGCAGCCAGGACCGGGGACTGAAGATACGGCGCACTGTTACGCAG GTGGTGACCGCGGAGGGTCCAGAGAACGGAAAGGATGATGATCGggatgaggaggaggaagaggaagaggaggaggaggagacacAGGCGAAGGAGCCTGAGGTGCTTCCCCCGGTGGAACCCGAGGTTCCTCCTGCCGTGGAGGTTGAGCTCAAGAAGG TAACTCCGAGTGAAACAGTCGTGCGGCGTTCGATAAGCCAACAGAAGACGGGGATGTCGGTGACAATCGATGATCCAGTGCGGCCGGCGCAgaacccctccccaccccgaGGGAAGACCAGTCTCATCGTACACATCTGTAACCTG GTGCGGCCGTTCACCCTGGGGCAGCTCAAGGAGCTGCTGAACCGGACTGGGACCCTGGTGGAAGAAGGATTCTGGATTGACAAGATCAAGTCACACTGCTATGCAACG TACTCCTGCATCGAAGAGGCAATTGCCACTAGGAATTCTCTGCACGGAGTGAAGTGGCCAGCGTCAAATCCCAAATTCCTGGCGGTGGATTATGCAGAGCAGGATGAG CTGGATTTCCACAAGGGCCTGAAGGTGGAGAGGCCATTGGAGCCGAAGGCGGAGGAGGCACGCGGCGAACTGCGGGACCATGAGCGGGCAGCCCGCGAGCTGTGGGCCGAGAGGGAGCGGGAGATGGAGCGGCGGGAGAGGACGCGCTCCGAACGGGAGTGGGACCGCGACAAGGTGCGGGAGTACGAGGCCAAGGAGGGAGGCAGGGCACGTTCCCGCTCCCGATCCCGGGAACGCCGGCGCAAGGACAGACCGAAGTCCAAGGAGAAGAGGAGCGAGAGGAAAG AGAAAGTTCCGGAGGAGCCCCCAGCCAAACTGCTGGACGACCTGTTCCGTAAAACAAAAGCAGCCCCCTGCATTTACTGGCTCCCGCTGACCGTCGAGCAG ATCGTGCGTAAGGAGATGGAGCGGGCGGACCGCGCCCGAGAGCGGGAGAAGCGGCGGaaggagcaggaggaggaggagaggaagcgGGAGGAGGAGCGGAAGGAACGAGCCAAGGAGCGGGCCAAGGAACGGGAGAAGGAGGCGGAGCGGGGCCGCGAGTCCGAGAGGAAGCGGGAGCACAGCCGGGGTCGGGAACGCcgggagaccaagagacacagcCGGAGCCGCAGCACGTCCAGGCGAGACCACAGCCGGCGCTGA